The Verrucomicrobiota bacterium genomic sequence GTTCGGTCACACGGCGGCCGCAGCGGGTGTGGCGTGCACAACGTAAGAGTTCACACGGCGACCACGGCGGGCCACGGCGAACACGGCGGGAAGAGGAAGAAGGGGGGAAGAGTTCGGAGTTCGGAGTTCGGAGCGGAAGAGAATGCCACAAATGCCACAAGCGGAAAAATGCCACAAATGAAGAAGCGCGGGCCTGGCTTTCCCCTTCTTCCCGCCGTGGTCGCCGTGGTTCGCCGTGTTCGCCGTGTGAACTCTTACGTTGTGCACGCCACACCCACTGTGCCCGTGGTGTGCCGAACTTTCTAACGTTCGGCGGCCAGGCCGGCGATGACGTCCGGCAACAGGCCGTGCTCCGCGGCTTGAATCCGGGCGTGCAGGCTGCCCGGCGTGTCTCCGGGAAGCACGGGGACCTGCCGCTGAGCGATGATCTCTCCGGTATCCATGCCCTCGTCGACGTAGTGAACCGTGCAACCGGCTAACGTCTCACCAGCGGCCAGGGCCTGCTTCCAGGCTTCCAACCCCGGATACTTCGGCAGCAACGAAGGATGGACGTTGATGATCCGGCGGGGAAAGGCACGCAGCAAGGGTGCTTTAACCAGGCGCATGAAGCCGGCGAGAACGACGAGTTCGACCCCGGCTCCCTGCAACCGTTGCACCACGACGGCCTCAATTTCCGGTTCGAGTTTGGTCCGGAATCTGCCCGGCGGCACGTACAGGGCCGGCACCCGAAATTCATGGGCTGCCGCAAGAATGCCGGCCTCCGGGACATCGGAGATCACAAGGCTGACCTGCGCATTTAACCGGCCGGCCCGGATCCGCTCCATGATGGCGCGAAAGTTAGAGCCCTTGCCGGAACCCAGGACGCCTAAAACCAGCGGATTTTTCATCCCCCGCTCATTTTCTGCAGGATGCCCGTGGTGGAAACACCGGGCACCATCGGGATGAGTTCGACGCGCGCACCGAGACGCTGAACGACGGCCACCTCTTCACGATTCAGCGTCTCCAGGGTGTAATCACCCCCTTTAACGTAAATATCCGGGCGTACCTCGGCCAACAAGGATGTGACCCTGGGTTCGTCGAAAATCACCACGTGATCGACTGCGCTGAGCGCCGCCAGCACTTCCGCCCGGGCCGCCTCCGGATTCAGCGGGCGCTTCGGACCTTTGAGCTGGCGGACGGAGCCATCACCATTAAGTCCAACCACCAGAACGTCGCCTTGCCGGCGGGCGGCCTGCAGGTATCGAACGTGCCCGACGTGAAGCAGGTCGAAGCAGCCATTGGTGAAGACAAGCGTTTTGCCGGCGTGCGCCGCGCGAATCGACGCGGCTTCGGCCCGGGAAATAATTTTTGGGAGCGCTTTGATGCTTTTCAATTAGGGTTGTGGCGCAGATTTATCAACCTAACTCTTAACCACCGTTTGAGTTCCATGACCGATCCACGATTCGATGCTCTCGCCGAAGTTCTGACCGGGTTTTCGACGTCGCTGCAACCAGACGAGCACGTTTTGATTGAGGCATTCGACGTGCCGCCCGAAATCGTGATCGCGCTGATTCGGCGGGCCCGAAAACGGGGAGCCATCCCCCACGTCCAACTCCAGAGCAACCGGATCCGGCGTGAACTCCTGCTCGAGGCTCGATCCGAACAGTACCAGGCGCTGGCGGACTACGAGTTGAAACGGATGGAAAACGTGGACGCCTACATCGCCCTGCGCGGCAGCCATAACATTACGGAGGAATCGGACGTGCCGACCGAGCGGCTGCTGCTCGCCGCCAAACTCCTGAAGCCGGTGCTTGACCGGAGGGTTAACCAGACAAAGTGGGTGGTCCTGCGCTGGCCGACGCCTTCGATGGCGCAGATGGCGGAAATGAGCACCGAGGCATTCGAAGACTTCTATTTCCAGGTCTGCACCCTGGATTATCAGCGCATGCAGCCGGGAATGAAGGCGCTGAAGGCTCTGATGGAGCAAACCGATGAGGTCAGGATCCGGGGCGCCGGCACGGACCTTCGGTTCAGCATCAAAGGCATTCCGAGCATTACCTGCGGCGGACTGCACAACATTCCGGACGGCGAAGTTTTCACGGCGCCGGTCAGGGATTCCGTCGAAGGGACGCTGCAGTACAATACGCCTTCGGTTTACCAGGGCACAGCTTTCGACGGGGTGAAGCTCACGTTCAAGGCAGGTAAAATCGTCGAGGCGACTTCGAACCAGGCCAAGAAACTGAACGCCATCCTCGATTCGGATGATGGTGCGCGCTACATCGGTGAGTTCGCCCTGGGGTTCAACCCGTACATCCTGTATCCGATGCGCGACATCCTGTTCGACGAAAAGATTTCCGGATCCTTCCATTTCACGCCCGGCCAGGCTTACGAGCGGGCCGACAACGGGAACCGCAGTCAGGTGCATTGGGACCTGGTCTGCATCCAACGGCCGGAGTTCGGCGGCGGCGAAATCTGGTTCGACGATACGCTGGTGCGCAAGGATGGGCGGTTCGTCGTCCCTGGACCGGATGCGCTGAATCCGGAGCACTTAACGGGTAACGCCTAGCTGATAAGCGGTAGTAGCTCGTACCGGGTGCGGGCGGCTTTTCAAGGCCCCGAAATGCGGTGCCCGCTCCCGGTCAGGATGGCGTTCCGGTCGTCACCCGCTACCAGTTATGCGTCACTAAACGCCCGTTACTCCTCAGGGAGGAGCCGGTTAAACACGGGGTGGCGCTCCAGGGCCGGTTGATTCTTGACCAGGTCTGCACGCAAGCCGCCTTCAAACCAGCGCAGCCGTTCCTCAAAGGAACTTAACGGGATCGGTATCTCGCCGGGGGCGTAGCTGGCCGTGATCACGAGGCCGGTTTCGTGCCGCACAAACGTGAGCGTGGCTTCCGACTCGGTGAATTCAAATTGCGAACGGGCGCCACCCCGTTTCAGGTGGCTGAGGATTTCGCGCACGCTCACCGCGAAATCGATCAACGGTATCCATCCCCAACGGGCGCTGAAGTCGCTGGGCGGCGCGGCCAGGATCAGGTCGCCTAACGCTACCCGGAAGCGGAAATCGACCTCAGTGGCCTTTGCCAGGTCATCAGGGTCCGGGAACTCTTCGTACGGCGTCAGCAGCCGGTAACTCAGGTCCAGCATGGTAGTTGCCTCGTCTAACGGTCAGAAAGGAAACGCGGTAATCACGGTGTGATCCGGGGCGACCACCACGCGGAGGCGCGAGGCCGGTTCACCCTGAATGTCGATACCGATCTGCCGGCCAAAATCGTATTCGAAAACCGCCCCGGGCCGCCCATGGGAATTGACCCGGACCCGGCCCCTCGCGACGGCCTCATCGATCAGTTCACGAAGGTCCTGTACCGTGATGCCCTCGGC encodes the following:
- a CDS encoding phosphoribosylglycinamide formyltransferase, yielding MKNPLVLGVLGSGKGSNFRAIMERIRAGRLNAQVSLVISDVPEAGILAAAHEFRVPALYVPPGRFRTKLEPEIEAVVVQRLQGAGVELVVLAGFMRLVKAPLLRAFPRRIINVHPSLLPKYPGLEAWKQALAAGETLAGCTVHYVDEGMDTGEIIAQRQVPVLPGDTPGSLHARIQAAEHGLLPDVIAGLAAER
- the rfaE2 gene encoding D-glycero-beta-D-manno-heptose 1-phosphate adenylyltransferase; this translates as MRAAHAGKTLVFTNGCFDLLHVGHVRYLQAARRQGDVLVVGLNGDGSVRQLKGPKRPLNPEAARAEVLAALSAVDHVVIFDEPRVTSLLAEVRPDIYVKGGDYTLETLNREEVAVVQRLGARVELIPMVPGVSTTGILQKMSGG
- a CDS encoding aminopeptidase, whose amino-acid sequence is MTDPRFDALAEVLTGFSTSLQPDEHVLIEAFDVPPEIVIALIRRARKRGAIPHVQLQSNRIRRELLLEARSEQYQALADYELKRMENVDAYIALRGSHNITEESDVPTERLLLAAKLLKPVLDRRVNQTKWVVLRWPTPSMAQMAEMSTEAFEDFYFQVCTLDYQRMQPGMKALKALMEQTDEVRIRGAGTDLRFSIKGIPSITCGGLHNIPDGEVFTAPVRDSVEGTLQYNTPSVYQGTAFDGVKLTFKAGKIVEATSNQAKKLNAILDSDDGARYIGEFALGFNPYILYPMRDILFDEKISGSFHFTPGQAYERADNGNRSQVHWDLVCIQRPEFGGGEIWFDDTLVRKDGRFVVPGPDALNPEHLTGNA